In one Myxocyprinus asiaticus isolate MX2 ecotype Aquarium Trade chromosome 29, UBuf_Myxa_2, whole genome shotgun sequence genomic region, the following are encoded:
- the LOC127420032 gene encoding cadherin-like protein 26: MRAIGLVFLVASVCIHCATPSKQNLRKKRAWIVNTLSMEEEQSGPFPYKLADLSIEMNVIREYSIHGQGIDRDPKGILSIDKTDGSIYVHGKVDYEEYKKLTITFEADKNPDSKLAVDIEILDVNDHAPFFNNPVYETTIDESTPQGEHVVIILATDFDRDGSANSLFTFRIVSVTPTPSNAEFFIQQTEGDTTGKIYFKGCLNYEEAQKYTILVEAKDHGEKVQLSSMSTVIVNVIDKNNHLPEFVGKTTCEKVKEGQYGELVCRLQVTDKDSTGSAAWRAKYSLQGEQAQHFKIKTDPLTNDGVITVTEPLDYEERSSLKLTVSVENEEPFFYCRVNGRPKNGLWNIENSRGRSSSTSVSLPINVIVEDVNDPPVFIENIKHVSVMENMEIGHSLWMFKAEDQDHHNSNSVMFIRGEDVDNWVTVDSQTGLVSTAKVLDRESPYVKGNTYTVVLYAVDNGTPPMTGTGTLIIHLRDENDNSPMLEVDKQYMCFSERAIEITAVDPDLHPYSAPFRFELMGDVDGKWKLNSNYGTTVTLFKEGIVQVGSHELTLKISDSQGQFSLQTLSVHVCECTITAECVAMQLNVTAIIVIVISILILLGILLMGCLIRHKLKKPRMIQLEGSSQSLIPYNTEVCGTDCTIPFIYSDCMLTKASSSDVTFSDCMYTDIGNVKGCSDEHGVFEPCPYLEADVQTDVFCNRDSSITSVKLQEPELGFNGFTAIALPNIKYMPLNIL; this comes from the exons ATGAGGGCTATTGGACTTGTTTTCCTTGTTGCA AGTGTCTGTATTCATTGTGCAACCCCATCAAAACAAAACCTACGCAAAAAACGTGCCTGGATTGTGAATACACTGTCTATGGAAGAGGAGCAAAGTGGTCCTTTCCCATATAAACTGGCAGAT CTAAGTATTGAGATGAATGTTATCAGGGAATACTCCATTCACGGACAGGGTATTGACAGAGATCCCAAGGGAATTCTGTCTATTGACAAGACTGACGGTTCTATTTACGTTCATGGGAAAGTCGATTATGAGGAATACAAGAAATTAACA ATCACATTTGAAGCTGACAAAAACCCAGACTCTAAGCTTGCTGTGGATATTGAGATTCTGGATGTTAACGACCACGCACCTTTTTTTAATAATCCAGTTTATGAAACCACAATAGATGAATCAACACCACAAG GTGAGCATGTGGTCATAATACTTGCAACTGATTTTGACCGGGATGGCTCGGCAAATTCATTGTTCACTTTCAGAATTGTGTCAGTCACTCCCACTCCCTCCAACGCTGAGTTCTTCATTCAACAAACTGAAGGAGATACAACAGGGAAAATATATTTCAAGGGTTGTCTTAATTATGAG GAGGCCCAAAAATACACTATTCTGGTTGAAGCGAAGGATCATGGGGAGAAGGTGCAACTCTCAAGCATGAGTACAGTGATAGTGAATGTTATCGACAAAAACAACCATCTTCCAGAATTTGTAGGTAAAACG ACTTGTGAGAAGGTCAAAGAGGGACAGTATGGAGAACTTGTTTGTCGGCTGCAGGTGACAGATAAAGATAGCACAGGATCTGCAGCTTGGAGGGCCAAATACTCTCTGCAAGGTGAACAAGCACAGCACTTCAAGATAAAAACCGATCCTTTGACCAATGATGGAGTCATAACTGTCACCGAG CCACTGGATTATGAAGAAAGGTCCAGCTTGAAACTGACAGTCAGTGTGGAGAATGAAGAGCCTTTCTTCTACTGTAGAGTCAACGGGCGTCCCAAAAATGGACTGTGGAATATAGAAAACTCCAGAGGCAGGTCCAGTTCCACATCGGTATCTCTTCCAATCAACGTTATTGTGGAAGATGTCAATGACCCTCCGGTATTCATAGAGAACATTAAACATGTGAGTGTTATGGAGAACATGGAAATTGGACACAGCCTGTGGATGTTCAAAGCTGAGGACCAAGATCACCATAATTCAAATTCAGTAAT GTTCATCAGAGGAGAAGATGTAGATAATTGGGTAACTGTAGATTCACAAACAGGTCTTGTATCTACAGCTAAAGTTTTAGACCGGGAATCACCCTACGTAAAGGGCAATACTTACACTGTCGTCTTATATGCTGTTGATAATG GTACACCACCAATGACTGGTACTGGGACTTTAATTATCCATCTGAGAGATGAGAATGATAATTCACCAATGCTAGAGGTAGACAAACAGTACATGTGCTTTTCTGAGAGGGCCATTGAGATTACAGCTGTTGACCCTGACCTGCATCCGTACAGCGCGCCATTCCGCTTCGAGCTAATGGGAGATGTTGATGGAAAATGGAAGCTTAATTCCAACTATG GCACAACTGTGACATTGTTCAAAGAGGGCATTGTACAAGTGGGCAGTCATGAACTCACCCTGAAGATCTCTGACAGCCAGGGCCAGTTTTCTCTCCAGACCCTCTCAGTTCATGTTTGTGAGTGTACCATTACTGCAGAGTGTGTTGCAATGCAGCTAAACGTCACTGCCATCATTGTCATAGTCATCAGCATCTTAATATTACTGG GTATCTTGCTGATGGGTTGTCTGATCAGACATAAGCTGAAGAAACCTAGAATGATACAGCTGGAGGGATCTTCACAATCTCTTATTCCATACAACACAGAAGTCTGTGGAACTGACTGCACG ATACCATTCATTTACTCAGATTGCATGCTGACAAAGGCATCTTcaagtgatgtcactttttctGATTGCATGTACACAGACATTGGAAATGTTAAG GGCTGTTCCGATGAACATGGTGTTTTTGAGCCCTGTCCATACCTTGAGGCTGATGTTCAGACTGATGTCTTCTGTAATCGAGACAGCAGCATTACTTCAGTTAAACTCCAAGAGCCAGAGCTGGGATTCAATGGCTTTACAGCGATTGCACTTCCAAACATAAAATATATGCCACTGAATATACTGTGA